In Thermodesulfobacteriota bacterium, one genomic interval encodes:
- the mobB gene encoding molybdopterin-guanine dinucleotide biosynthesis protein B has product MHIVHVVGRSKNGKTTLIVELVKEMTRRGLKVGSLKHSGHEHELDRPGKDSYRHREAGAVPAAITTPGQMAVFLPAVPGENPFDRLGPLFGDCDIVLVEGYVTGPGTKVEVWRAATGKDPFFKERPEIQAVITDDPVETALPVLPLSNVPAVADFLLDIGE; this is encoded by the coding sequence ATGCATATTGTTCATGTCGTGGGCCGCTCCAAAAACGGCAAGACCACCCTGATAGTCGAGCTGGTCAAAGAAATGACGCGCCGGGGTCTGAAGGTCGGGTCCCTCAAGCACAGCGGCCATGAACACGAACTGGACCGCCCGGGCAAGGATTCCTATCGTCACCGGGAGGCCGGGGCCGTTCCGGCCGCCATCACCACCCCCGGCCAGATGGCCGTCTTTCTGCCGGCCGTGCCGGGAGAAAACCCCTTTGACCGCCTGGGCCCCCTGTTCGGCGACTGCGATATCGTCCTGGTGGAAGGCTATGTCACCGGCCCCGGCACCAAAGTCGAGGTCTGGCGGGCGGCCACGGGCAAAGATCCGTTCTTCAAAGAGCGCCCGGAAATCCAGGCCGTGATCACCGACGACCCGGTCGAAACCGCCCTGCCCGTCCTGCCCCTGTCGAATGTTCCGGCGGTGGCGGATTTCCTGCTGGATATAGGGGAATAA
- a CDS encoding DUF2294 domain-containing protein, whose translation MMKTKGQLEAKICEAVIKFEKEYMGRGPLETKAYIIDDMVLVRLKDVLTQAELKLANTTNLNDGRELIKRVRITLLEQGRSLLEEAVEKILNVKIRSLHTDISTVTGERVIIFSLSAAPEYVTGISKKV comes from the coding sequence ATGATGAAAACCAAAGGTCAGCTCGAGGCCAAAATCTGCGAAGCGGTAATAAAGTTTGAAAAAGAGTATATGGGGAGAGGTCCCCTTGAGACCAAAGCCTACATTATTGATGATATGGTCCTGGTCAGGCTGAAGGACGTACTGACCCAGGCGGAGTTGAAACTGGCCAATACAACCAATTTGAATGACGGACGGGAACTGATCAAGCGTGTCCGGATCACCTTGCTGGAACAAGGCCGCTCCCTGCTGGAAGAAGCCGTGGAAAAAATTCTGAATGTAAAGATTAGAAGTCTGCATACGGATATCAGTACGGTGACAGGGGAAAGGGTGATTATTTTTTCGTTGTCGGCGGCGCCCGAATACGTCACGGGGATCAGTAAGAAGGTTTGA
- a CDS encoding carbonate dehydratase encodes MLYRNHAGDKPVVAATATIHPSAVVIGNVHIGEKVFVGPNAVIRADEPCPTGKVEAIIIEAEVNIQDGVIIHALGGSPVRIGRGSSLAHGSVIHGPCNVNENCFIGFKTVVFNAELGAGVVIQHQTLVEGVVIPAGLHVPSMSGVLNQDDVRQLRPVTPELTAFAEKVRQTNIFLAEVG; translated from the coding sequence ATGCTGTATCGCAATCATGCCGGCGATAAGCCGGTGGTGGCCGCAACGGCGACGATTCATCCCTCGGCCGTGGTGATCGGTAACGTACACATCGGTGAAAAGGTTTTTGTCGGGCCCAATGCCGTCATCCGGGCGGACGAGCCGTGCCCCACCGGCAAGGTGGAGGCGATCATCATCGAAGCGGAAGTCAACATCCAGGACGGCGTCATCATCCACGCCCTGGGCGGTTCGCCGGTGCGCATCGGCAGGGGCAGTTCCCTGGCTCATGGATCTGTAATTCACGGGCCCTGCAACGTGAACGAGAATTGTTTCATCGGTTTTAAAACCGTCGTGTTCAATGCCGAACTGGGCGCGGGGGTCGTCATCCAGCACCAGACATTGGTGGAAGGCGTCGTCATACCGGCAGGCCTGCACGTGCCTTCCATGTCCGGCGTGCTGAACCAGGACGATGTCCGGCAACTGCGCCCCGTCACTCCCGAACTGACCGCTTTCGCGGAAAAGGTCCGGCAAACCAACATCTTTTTAGCGGAGGTAGGCTGA
- the purE gene encoding 5-(carboxyamino)imidazole ribonucleotide mutase: protein MNDPTIRQKPKVAVVMGSKSDDETMKECAGVLAAFKVPYEVRVISAHRTPDRAHEFAAGAEDRGIQLIIAAAGKAAHLAGVLASLTTLPVLGVPMTTSDLGGLDSLLSTVQMPGGIPVGTLAIGKAGAKNAALLAVSILALSDERLRSELKAYREKMRAEVAADDERMRDI from the coding sequence ATGAACGATCCAACCATTCGACAAAAGCCCAAAGTGGCTGTGGTCATGGGGAGCAAGTCTGATGACGAAACGATGAAGGAATGCGCCGGCGTTTTAGCCGCTTTCAAAGTGCCCTACGAAGTCCGGGTGATCTCGGCCCACCGGACCCCGGATCGCGCCCACGAATTCGCCGCCGGAGCCGAAGATCGGGGTATTCAGCTGATCATCGCGGCCGCCGGGAAAGCGGCTCATCTGGCCGGCGTGCTGGCGTCTTTGACGACCTTGCCGGTTCTCGGCGTGCCCATGACCACATCGGATCTGGGCGGCCTGGATTCTCTGCTTTCGACGGTTCAGATGCCCGGTGGAATCCCGGTAGGCACCCTGGCCATCGGCAAGGCAGGGGCTAAAAACGCGGCCTTGCTGGCCGTCTCCATTCTGGCCCTGAGTGACGAACGGTTGCGTTCGGAACTTAAAGCCTACCGGGAAAAAATGCGCGCCGAGGTCGCGGCCGACGACGAACGGATGAGGGATATCTGA
- a CDS encoding biotin--[acetyl-CoA-carboxylase] ligase, whose product MNENFTGHGAISVAPPAGNPDLREKATASETGGHSPLRRVDSSGAFAVYYCDHATSTMDAAFGLAARGRFPEGSSVMAGRQTKGRGQFTRPWVSPPGNLYASIRLPQPGREFPLTPFVLALAVNRVLSGLGLFAEFKWPNDILVNRKKAGGILVEERSGVTVAGVGLNLASAPPDSELRDSRSIPAICLNVCGVSRQPLALWRELAGSIMDHLDRFRACPDRNGLVRSLEKNLAFMGERVVTASAGGHEIPATVSGLSESGGIRLKTQEGEKILFSGSILPLIC is encoded by the coding sequence ATGAATGAAAACTTTACCGGGCACGGCGCGATAAGCGTCGCTCCGCCGGCCGGAAACCCCGACTTGCGGGAGAAAGCGACCGCTTCCGAAACCGGGGGGCACTCACCCCTGCGTCGGGTGGATTCATCCGGCGCTTTTGCCGTCTACTATTGCGACCACGCTACGTCGACCATGGACGCGGCCTTCGGGCTGGCTGCCCGGGGACGGTTCCCGGAAGGATCGTCGGTAATGGCCGGGCGCCAGACAAAGGGGCGGGGGCAGTTTACCAGGCCCTGGGTTTCTCCGCCGGGCAATCTTTACGCCTCCATCCGCCTGCCGCAGCCCGGCCGGGAGTTTCCCCTGACGCCGTTTGTTCTGGCCCTGGCGGTCAACCGGGTGCTCAGCGGCCTGGGCCTGTTTGCCGAATTCAAATGGCCCAACGACATTCTGGTGAACCGGAAAAAAGCCGGCGGCATCCTGGTGGAGGAAAGGTCGGGGGTGACGGTCGCGGGAGTCGGCCTCAACCTGGCCAGCGCCCCGCCGGATTCGGAACTGAGGGACTCCCGGTCGATCCCGGCAATCTGTTTGAATGTTTGCGGCGTGTCCCGGCAGCCGCTGGCGCTGTGGCGGGAGCTCGCCGGGTCCATCATGGACCATCTGGACCGCTTCCGGGCCTGCCCGGACCGGAACGGCCTTGTCCGCTCCCTGGAAAAAAATCTCGCCTTCATGGGCGAACGGGTGGTGACCGCCTCTGCCGGCGGGCATGAAATTCCGGCCACGGTGTCGGGGTTATCGGAATCCGGGGGCATCCGGCTGAAAACTCAGGAGGGAGAAAAAATCCTGTTTTCCGGAAGCATTCTCCCCCTTATCTGTTGA
- a CDS encoding pyruvate carboxylase yields MKTFADVCAEIRDKKILVANRGIAARRITRTIRELFRAVPVMTVTDVDKTAPFTAGARELVLLGQNPRAYLELDRIIALSRKQGIAAIHPGWGFASEDAGFPDKCRQAGILFIGPSSEGMELLGNKVRVRELARKLDIPVVPGSPGAVDVETARQVALEIGLPVMLKAEGGGGGRGIYAVHDLEQMENAFAKASALAHASFGNPRLFVEKLLTSVRHIEIQVIADCHGHVFAFDERDCTVQRNHQKLVEITPSPWPKMTAELRSRLKEYASRLVRAVNYHSLATVEFLVDADGNVYLIEVNTRLQVEHGITECRYGIDLVEEQIAVAFGAKLRFNEADTLPRSHAIQVRINCEDPRHGFTPNSGLITRYLSPGGPGIRLDSCVSGGYEFPPHYDSAAALLIAYGGDRDKTLAIMDRALNEYIIGGPKTTIPFHLRIINHPRFRAGDYDTRFVDTTPELMYYKDLDLEALRLSRLTAEISARGYNPFVQLGEYRGLEDKRMPVFEPVLPKLDKTRVDPAYPRGDRKALLDYVRDSGRVHFTDTTPRDITQSNSGNRFRLAEDILIGPYLDRCGFFSIENGGGAHFHVALMANMTYPFNEAKVWNQIAPATPKQILVRSTNLLGYKPQPRNLMRLTGEMICEHHDIVRCFDFLNHMDNMAPLAEVVMAAEGNVFEPAISLSWARGFDVPHYLNAVDEIMAMISRVTGRPASRAQKEFILGLKDMAGVCPPRFMKGLVAAIRRKYPELVIHYHRHFTDGLFTPSVAGAAWAGAHIVDTAIGSAVRWYGQGEVLSTAAYMEEELGLKTSLNREMIRACNFVLKQIMPYYDRYAAPYFRGIDHDVIHHGMPGGATSSSQEGAMKQGYIRLLPYMLRFLAGTRKIVRYHDVTPGSQITWNTAFLAVTGAFKRGGEEEVGRLLWVLEEVAGVPENQLSAELKKERLILYREANDAFRNLLLGRFGKMPLGFPPDWVYESAFGPDYRTHLTGRTENSPLDSLVDIDIAAEKEALTVKIERVPTREELVLYLNHPADALKTIIFRHNFGNPNRLPLDVWFEGLTAGREMNFCDTDGKPHRMTIIDIGPVDPQGVRLVRYNLDDETFTHPVQVAEPASAGVGGIEMADRKNPFHVASPSTGDLWVMYVKPGDTVVKGEELFNITIMKQEKAVLSPVDGMVERVLKTADFKHDKNMVPVREGELLVVLAPVPRRCDQCQSPVKDDAFSFCPSCGAGLK; encoded by the coding sequence ATGAAAACATTCGCTGACGTGTGCGCAGAAATCAGAGACAAAAAAATACTGGTGGCCAACCGGGGCATCGCGGCCCGGAGAATCACCCGGACCATCCGGGAACTGTTCAGGGCCGTCCCGGTCATGACCGTGACCGACGTGGACAAGACCGCCCCGTTCACGGCCGGCGCCAGGGAACTGGTGCTGCTGGGCCAGAACCCCCGGGCCTACCTGGAACTCGACCGGATCATCGCCCTGTCCAGAAAGCAGGGCATCGCCGCCATCCACCCGGGCTGGGGGTTCGCCTCGGAGGACGCGGGCTTTCCGGACAAGTGCCGGCAGGCGGGCATTCTTTTTATCGGTCCCTCCTCCGAAGGCATGGAACTTCTGGGCAACAAGGTCAGGGTGCGGGAACTGGCCAGAAAACTGGACATCCCGGTCGTACCGGGGTCTCCCGGCGCGGTGGACGTGGAAACCGCCCGGCAGGTGGCCCTGGAAATCGGCCTGCCCGTCATGCTCAAGGCCGAAGGCGGCGGCGGCGGCCGGGGCATTTACGCGGTCCACGACCTGGAGCAGATGGAAAACGCCTTTGCCAAGGCCTCGGCCCTGGCCCACGCCTCCTTCGGGAACCCCAGGCTCTTCGTGGAAAAACTGCTCACCTCGGTGCGCCACATCGAAATCCAGGTCATCGCCGATTGCCACGGCCATGTCTTCGCCTTTGACGAACGGGACTGCACCGTTCAGCGCAACCACCAGAAACTGGTCGAGATCACCCCCTCCCCCTGGCCGAAGATGACCGCGGAACTGCGGTCCCGCCTGAAAGAGTACGCCTCCCGGCTGGTCAGGGCCGTCAACTATCACTCCCTGGCCACGGTGGAATTTCTCGTGGATGCCGACGGGAACGTCTACCTCATCGAGGTCAACACCCGCCTCCAGGTGGAGCACGGCATCACCGAGTGCCGTTACGGCATCGATTTGGTGGAAGAGCAGATCGCGGTGGCCTTCGGGGCAAAGCTCCGCTTCAACGAGGCGGACACCCTGCCCCGGTCCCACGCCATCCAGGTGCGGATCAACTGCGAGGACCCCCGCCACGGTTTTACCCCCAACTCGGGGCTCATCACCCGCTATCTCTCGCCGGGCGGCCCCGGCATCCGCCTGGACTCCTGCGTTTCCGGCGGCTACGAGTTCCCGCCCCACTACGACTCGGCGGCGGCCCTGCTCATCGCCTACGGCGGGGACCGGGACAAGACCCTGGCCATCATGGACCGGGCCCTGAACGAATACATCATCGGCGGCCCCAAGACGACCATCCCCTTCCACCTGCGGATCATCAACCACCCCCGCTTCCGGGCCGGGGATTACGACACCCGCTTCGTCGACACCACGCCGGAACTGATGTATTACAAGGACCTGGACCTGGAAGCCCTGCGGTTGAGCCGCCTGACAGCCGAAATATCGGCCCGGGGGTACAACCCCTTTGTCCAGCTCGGCGAATACCGGGGACTGGAGGACAAGCGCATGCCGGTTTTCGAGCCGGTGCTGCCCAAGCTGGACAAGACACGCGTCGACCCGGCCTATCCCCGGGGAGACCGGAAGGCCCTGCTCGACTATGTCCGGGATTCGGGCCGGGTCCACTTCACCGACACCACTCCCCGGGACATCACCCAGTCCAACAGCGGCAACCGCTTCCGCCTGGCCGAAGACATCCTCATCGGCCCCTACCTGGACCGGTGCGGCTTCTTTTCCATCGAAAACGGCGGCGGCGCCCACTTTCACGTGGCCCTCATGGCCAACATGACCTATCCCTTCAACGAGGCCAAGGTCTGGAACCAGATCGCGCCGGCCACGCCCAAGCAGATCCTGGTGCGCTCCACCAACCTGCTGGGCTACAAGCCCCAGCCCCGGAACCTGATGCGGCTCACCGGCGAGATGATCTGCGAGCACCACGACATCGTCCGCTGTTTCGACTTCCTCAACCACATGGACAACATGGCCCCCCTGGCCGAAGTGGTCATGGCCGCGGAGGGGAACGTGTTCGAGCCCGCCATTTCCCTTTCCTGGGCCCGGGGATTCGACGTGCCCCATTACCTCAACGCCGTGGACGAGATCATGGCCATGATTTCCCGCGTCACCGGCCGCCCGGCGTCCCGGGCCCAGAAGGAGTTCATCCTGGGGCTCAAGGACATGGCCGGCGTCTGTCCCCCGCGGTTCATGAAGGGCCTGGTCGCCGCCATCCGCAGAAAATACCCCGAACTGGTGATCCACTACCACCGCCACTTCACCGACGGGCTGTTCACCCCCTCGGTCGCCGGGGCCGCCTGGGCCGGCGCCCACATCGTGGACACGGCCATCGGTTCCGCCGTCCGCTGGTACGGCCAGGGCGAGGTCCTGTCCACCGCCGCCTACATGGAAGAGGAGCTGGGCCTGAAAACCTCCCTGAACAGGGAAATGATCCGCGCCTGCAACTTCGTCCTCAAGCAGATCATGCCCTACTATGACCGCTACGCCGCCCCCTACTTCAGGGGCATCGACCATGACGTCATTCACCACGGCATGCCCGGCGGGGCCACCTCCTCCTCCCAGGAAGGCGCCATGAAGCAGGGCTACATCCGCCTCCTCCCCTACATGCTGCGGTTCCTGGCGGGGACCCGGAAGATCGTCCGTTACCACGACGTGACGCCCGGCTCCCAGATCACCTGGAACACGGCCTTCCTGGCGGTCACCGGTGCCTTCAAGCGCGGCGGCGAAGAGGAGGTCGGCCGGCTGCTCTGGGTGCTGGAAGAAGTCGCGGGCGTCCCGGAAAACCAGTTGAGCGCGGAACTGAAAAAAGAACGCCTGATTCTCTACCGTGAAGCCAACGACGCCTTCCGCAACCTGCTGCTGGGCCGGTTCGGCAAAATGCCCCTGGGATTCCCGCCCGACTGGGTGTACGAAAGCGCCTTCGGCCCGGATTACCGGACCCATCTGACCGGGAGGACCGAAAACTCTCCGCTGGACTCCCTGGTGGACATCGATATCGCGGCCGAAAAGGAGGCCCTGACCGTCAAAATCGAACGGGTGCCCACCCGTGAAGAGCTGGTACTCTATCTCAACCATCCGGCCGACGCGCTCAAAACCATCATCTTCCGGCACAATTTCGGCAATCCCAACCGCCTGCCCCTGGATGTGTGGTTCGAGGGACTGACCGCGGGAAGGGAGATGAACTTCTGCGACACCGACGGCAAGCCCCACCGGATGACCATCATCGACATCGGTCCGGTGGATCCCCAGGGGGTCCGCCTGGTTCGATACAACCTTGACGACGAGACCTTTACCCATCCGGTGCAGGTGGCCGAACCGGCCAGCGCGGGCGTGGGCGGGATCGAAATGGCCGACAGGAAAAACCCGTTCCATGTCGCCTCGCCCAGCACGGGAGACCTGTGGGTCATGTACGTCAAGCCCGGAGACACCGTGGTCAAAGGCGAGGAACTGTTCAACATCACCATCATGAAGCAGGAGAAGGCCGTGCTCTCTCCCGTGGACGGGATGGTGGAGCGCGTTCTCAAGACCGCGGACTTCAAGCACGACAAGAACATGGTGCCGGTGCGGGAGGGGGAGCTCCTGGTGGTGCTGGCTCCTGTGCCCAGGCGCTGCGATCAGTGCCAAAGCCCGGTCAAGGACGACGCCTTCAGCTTTTGCCCGTCCTGCGGCGCCGGACTCAAATAG
- a CDS encoding glycosyltransferase: MVTRGILDPGQHLRYLPVMIPRVSILLPVFNSEETLTECLDSLLSQTFGDFEIIAVDDGSTDGSAGVLLDYQRRDRRIKVIHIAHSGIVTALQTAAGLSSAPCLARMDADDISLPRRLEKQVTLLDRRPDIALAGCRVGEVPGFPIRGGYAMYFQWVNALIEPDQIAGNLYVESPLPHPTVMFRREPYLDVGGYQDHGWPEDYDLWLRMHLAGYRFAKVPEELLLWRDHGARASRRNHRYDVEAFFRAKAYYLAQGPLKGVGEVVICGAGKTARRHAAHLTGYGIRIAAYVDVDPGKIGRFMAGVPVVGIDDLTAFAGRIILSFVARWGAREAIRDRLNAMGKIEGKDYLCCA; the protein is encoded by the coding sequence TTGGTAACACGAGGCATCCTTGACCCCGGGCAGCATCTGCGTTACCTTCCGGTCATGATACCGCGTGTCAGCATCCTGCTTCCCGTGTTCAACTCCGAGGAGACGCTTACCGAATGCCTCGACAGCCTCCTTTCCCAGACTTTCGGCGATTTTGAGATCATCGCGGTAGATGACGGCTCCACCGACGGCAGCGCCGGCGTGCTGCTGGATTACCAGCGCAGGGACAGGCGCATCAAGGTGATCCATATCGCGCACTCCGGCATCGTTACCGCCCTCCAGACCGCTGCCGGACTGTCCAGCGCGCCCTGCCTGGCCCGGATGGACGCCGACGACATCAGCCTGCCCCGGCGGCTGGAAAAGCAGGTCACCCTGCTTGACCGGCGTCCGGACATCGCCCTGGCGGGATGCCGGGTGGGAGAGGTGCCCGGCTTTCCCATACGGGGCGGCTACGCCATGTACTTCCAATGGGTCAACGCGCTGATCGAACCCGATCAGATCGCCGGCAACCTGTATGTCGAATCCCCCCTGCCCCACCCCACGGTGATGTTCCGCCGGGAACCATACCTGGATGTGGGCGGATATCAGGACCATGGCTGGCCCGAGGATTACGACCTGTGGCTGCGGATGCACCTGGCCGGGTACCGGTTCGCCAAGGTGCCCGAAGAGCTCCTGCTGTGGCGCGACCACGGCGCCCGCGCCAGCCGGCGAAATCACCGTTACGACGTGGAGGCTTTCTTCAGGGCCAAAGCGTATTACCTGGCCCAGGGCCCTTTGAAGGGAGTCGGGGAGGTGGTGATCTGCGGCGCCGGGAAAACCGCCCGCCGGCACGCCGCCCACCTGACCGGATACGGCATCAGGATCGCGGCCTACGTGGATGTGGATCCCGGGAAGATCGGCCGCTTCATGGCCGGTGTGCCGGTGGTCGGCATCGATGACCTGACCGCCTTCGCAGGCCGGATCATCCTGTCTTTCGTGGCCAGGTGGGGCGCCCGGGAAGCGATCCGCGACCGGCTCAACGCCATGGGAAAGATCGAGGGCAAAGACTACCTCTGCTGCGCTTAG
- a CDS encoding radical SAM protein, which produces MKKLLLVLPRHEKGYWGHLSRSGKAGMARLSLTVIASLTPSDWEVTIHDARVNPIDFNKKFDLVGITAFTAEAPAAYEIADRFRDRGVPVVMGGFHVSALPEEALRHADSVVVGEAEPVWRQLLEDLGNKRLKSIYKGNKPSDMTGMAVPARHLLDRNVYSTGFYTVQATRGCPHDCEYCAVSAFFGRKYRVRPVAEVVDEIRRFDTRNFFFVDDNITGRKAYAKELFRALAPLRMAWGGQTDINIADDAGLLDLYARGGGRYAFIGFESLSEANLKRMNKSWNSPDRYRQAVRRIQKTGVSVLGSFIFGLDDDDPGVFDRTIDFVKSSGIDAAQFHILTPLPGTRLYRDMDAAGRIVDRDWSNYHTGQVVFKPAGMTAEELQQGYWRAFRKIYAMPHTLKRSFRRFRGLKYRVALNLGYRKKALLMPDTA; this is translated from the coding sequence ATGAAAAAACTGCTGCTGGTTCTTCCACGCCATGAAAAAGGATATTGGGGCCATCTATCCAGGTCCGGCAAGGCCGGCATGGCCAGGCTCAGCCTGACGGTAATCGCTTCGCTGACGCCGTCAGACTGGGAAGTGACTATTCATGATGCCAGAGTAAATCCGATTGACTTTAATAAAAAATTCGACCTGGTTGGAATTACCGCGTTTACCGCCGAGGCGCCCGCCGCTTATGAAATCGCCGACAGGTTCCGGGACAGGGGGGTGCCGGTGGTCATGGGCGGTTTTCACGTGTCCGCTCTGCCCGAAGAAGCCCTGCGGCATGCCGACAGCGTGGTGGTCGGGGAAGCCGAGCCGGTATGGCGCCAACTGCTGGAAGATCTGGGAAATAAACGGCTGAAGTCGATTTACAAAGGGAATAAACCGTCGGACATGACCGGCATGGCCGTCCCGGCCCGCCATCTTTTAGACAGAAATGTTTACTCCACCGGTTTTTACACGGTTCAGGCCACCCGCGGCTGCCCGCATGATTGCGAATACTGCGCCGTCAGCGCCTTTTTCGGGAGAAAGTACCGGGTCCGGCCGGTGGCCGAGGTGGTGGATGAAATCCGCCGGTTCGATACCCGGAATTTTTTCTTCGTGGATGACAACATCACCGGACGCAAGGCATACGCCAAAGAACTCTTCCGGGCGCTGGCGCCGCTGCGGATGGCCTGGGGAGGTCAGACGGACATCAATATCGCCGACGACGCCGGACTGCTGGACCTCTATGCCCGCGGCGGCGGCCGCTACGCCTTTATCGGCTTTGAATCCTTGTCCGAAGCCAATTTGAAACGGATGAACAAATCCTGGAACTCGCCGGACCGGTACCGCCAGGCGGTCAGGCGCATTCAGAAAACCGGGGTGAGCGTTCTGGGAAGTTTTATCTTCGGGCTGGATGATGATGACCCCGGCGTTTTTGACCGGACGATTGATTTTGTCAAATCCAGCGGCATCGACGCCGCTCAGTTTCATATCCTGACGCCCCTGCCCGGCACCCGTCTCTATCGGGATATGGATGCGGCCGGCCGCATCGTCGACCGGGACTGGTCGAACTATCACACCGGCCAGGTAGTTTTCAAGCCGGCCGGCATGACGGCGGAAGAATTGCAGCAGGGCTACTGGCGGGCGTTTCGTAAAATTTATGCCATGCCCCATACCCTCAAGCGGTCCTTCCGGCGTTTCCGCGGCCTGAAATACCGGGTGGCGCTGAACCTGGGATACCGGAAAAAAGCCCTGCTGATGCCGGACACGGCGTAA
- a CDS encoding NlpC/P60 family protein — protein MSHSGIRVKFKAAAMAVFLFVLAVGMMSCAGPGLRKKGPGEIPRLGYAVQVGAFSDVNNAARLTESLRQQGLDATYLVARAGLYKVRFGNFSTREAARRRAEGLKSKGVIEEFYIVQPEEYAAYKRDAYGESYLREEIIKTAESFIGLPYLWGGTSADTGFDCSGLTLAVYRINGLDLPRSSGEQYEKGEPVKRGDLARGDLVFFSNTGGKISHVGIYAGEGRFIHAPGRGKTVRYDSLDLPYFRDSFRGARSYV, from the coding sequence ATGTCGCATTCCGGTATCCGGGTTAAATTCAAGGCCGCCGCCATGGCGGTCTTTCTTTTCGTGCTGGCCGTCGGCATGATGTCGTGCGCCGGCCCGGGCCTTCGGAAAAAAGGCCCCGGGGAAATCCCCCGACTGGGGTATGCCGTTCAGGTGGGGGCCTTTTCGGACGTGAACAACGCCGCCCGGCTGACCGAGTCGCTGCGCCAGCAGGGTCTGGACGCCACCTATCTGGTGGCCCGGGCCGGCCTTTACAAGGTTCGGTTCGGCAACTTTTCCACCAGAGAGGCGGCCCGGCGGCGGGCCGAGGGGCTCAAGTCAAAAGGCGTCATCGAGGAATTCTACATCGTCCAGCCGGAAGAGTACGCGGCCTATAAACGGGACGCATACGGCGAAAGCTATCTCCGGGAGGAGATCATCAAAACCGCCGAGAGCTTTATCGGCCTTCCCTACCTGTGGGGCGGAACCTCGGCCGACACCGGTTTTGACTGCAGCGGCCTTACCCTGGCGGTGTATCGGATCAACGGCCTGGACCTGCCCCGGTCATCCGGCGAACAGTACGAAAAAGGAGAACCGGTCAAGCGCGGCGACCTGGCCAGAGGGGATCTGGTTTTTTTCAGCAACACCGGCGGCAAGATCAGCCATGTGGGCATTTACGCCGGAGAGGGTCGCTTCATTCACGCCCCCGGCCGGGGCAAGACCGTGCGTTACGACTCCCTGGACCTGCCCTATTTCCGCGATTCCTTTCGCGGAGCCCGCTCGTACGTGTGA
- a CDS encoding cobalamin-dependent protein (Presence of a B(12) (cobalamin)-binding domain implies dependence on cobalamin itself, in one of its several forms, or in some unusual lineages, dependence on a cobalamin-like analog.) has protein sequence MADESCLKGIEEKVTARDMEGLTQTLPALRDDVTADQLLAALNRGIENARKKFKQGEYAIPDFLLSIDAYRRGTAFLKERFPAAHNDQAPRIVIGVVEGDVHDLGKNIVAAVLEASGYQVRDVGRNVPNEVFFEAIESFNPQVLALSTMMSTPLENMGKLIEQVRQRWPEIIIFVGGAPFDPELARRIGADGYAENAITLPDETRRVLTVHTTGRIAHK, from the coding sequence ATGGCCGATGAATCCTGCCTGAAGGGGATTGAAGAAAAGGTGACGGCCCGCGATATGGAGGGGTTGACGCAGACCCTGCCGGCCCTGCGGGACGACGTCACCGCCGACCAGCTCCTGGCGGCATTGAACCGGGGCATTGAAAACGCCCGCAAGAAGTTCAAACAGGGAGAATACGCCATCCCCGATTTTCTTCTGTCTATCGACGCCTACCGTCGGGGGACCGCCTTTCTCAAGGAGCGTTTTCCGGCGGCCCACAATGACCAGGCCCCCCGGATCGTCATCGGCGTGGTCGAGGGCGATGTCCATGACCTGGGCAAGAACATCGTGGCCGCGGTTCTGGAAGCCAGCGGGTATCAGGTCCGGGACGTGGGCCGCAACGTGCCCAACGAGGTGTTTTTTGAAGCCATTGAATCGTTTAACCCCCAGGTGCTGGCGCTTTCGACCATGATGTCCACGCCCCTTGAAAACATGGGCAAGCTGATTGAACAGGTCCGGCAGCGGTGGCCTGAAATAATCATTTTTGTCGGCGGCGCGCCCTTTGACCCGGAACTGGCCAGACGGATCGGCGCCGACGGTTACGCCGAGAACGCCATTACTCTACCGGATGAGACCCGTCGCGTCCTGACCGTTCACACCACCGGCCGGATCGCTCACAAATAA